From a single Dendropsophus ebraccatus isolate aDenEbr1 chromosome 8, aDenEbr1.pat, whole genome shotgun sequence genomic region:
- the LOC138800030 gene encoding uncharacterized protein: MASSGPACQPASVAQQTPVREGSVASLTTSRGRRRARSSSSSSTRGSSRRSRRRSAGSSRYHSRHRYRESRRRSRGRRSRSSRWRSPSSSASSTRSSGSDRERRRRRRRREPSTSARESHRGVGRTSAEGVSSIPVSVPTSPAPVGLEPPMMNPCPIVDVRSVTPAAASGVGVSQVVPFGGPPGASVPASHMGPGVVRLMPLIQSSVSQATWNNHEAHRPAVWLLGHSYIHRAAQRAEGRPGGRSLGFRQADVHWKGIPGLRWSEVLSEAIEIGRLAAGPVVLLIHAGEENFTKSQLEVWYLVDPVAMPASVRRPAYPLEKCSPGGVYVSVKLAICPVKRKINKQ; encoded by the exons ATGGCTTCCTCAG GGCCTGCATGTCAGCCGGCTAGTGTGGCCCAGCAGACTCCTGTGCGTGAGGGATCCGTGGCTTCGCTTACCACCAGCCGTGGCCGTCGGCGAGCTCGCTCATCATCCTCATCTTCCACCCGGGGCTCTTCGAGGCGTAGCCGCCGCAGATCCGCTGGTAGTAGTCGCTACCATTCCCGCCACCGCTATAGGGAGTCACGTAGGAGGAGCCGGGGTAGGCGCTCCCGATCCTCCCGATGGCGTTCCCCTTCATCTTCTGCCTCGTCTACCCGAAGCTCTGGTTCGGACAGGGAGCGGCGCAGACGCAGACGTAGGCGGGAGCCTAGCACTTCGGCCAGAGAGTCGCATCGCGGGGTCGGTAGGACCAGCGCGGAAGGTGTTTCTTCGATCCCAGTTTCTGTTCCAACTTCTCCTGCACCCGTGGGGCTGGAGCCCCCGATGATGAATCCGTGTCCCATCGTAGATGTCCGGTCTGTGACTCCGGCGGCTGCTTCAGGAGTCG GAGTTTCGCAAGTTGTGCCCTTTGGCGGACCCCCAGGGGCAAGCGTGCCCGCCTCTCATATGGGACCTGGTGTCGTCCGCCTAATGCCATTGATCCAGTCCTCGGTGTCTCAGGCTACGTGGAATAACCATG AGGCTCATCGGCCGGCGGTTTGGCTGTTAGGACATTCCTACATACATCGGGCGGCCCAGCGGGCGGAGGGTAGACCTGGTGGACGCTCATTGGGTTTTCGTCAAGCGGATGTGCACTGGAAGGGGATCCCAGGCCTGAGATGGTCGGAGGTGCTTTCTGAAGCCATTGAAATTGGTCGTCTGGCTGCGGGTCCGGTGGTCCTGTTGATACATGCCGGCG AGGAGAATTTTACTAAGTCACAGCTGGAGGTGTGGTATTTGGTGGATCCGGTGGCCATGCCCGCCAGTGTTCGGCGGCCGGCATACCCGTTGGAAAAATGTTCGCCTGGAGGCGTTTACGTGTCAGTGAAGTTGGCAATTTGCCCGGttaagagaaaaataaataaacaataa